In Hippopotamus amphibius kiboko isolate mHipAmp2 chromosome 6, mHipAmp2.hap2, whole genome shotgun sequence, the genomic window cccccaaaaaaagaagggGGCGGCACAAATGTTAACGGAAAGCATTGTATAATGATTAAAACTGTTGCTAgagcttaaaataatttcttaatattaaaaaCTCAAAGAAGCAAGCTAGAAATCCAAATAATTTTCCTAATCACATAATTTAATCCACATAATTTCTATAGTGGTACTAACTCAGTGTTTCTCTGATTCAAGATTTGGCAGGACAATaagatgtatttaaaagaaatgtgtaaGTTTTGCTTCCTACTCTTCTTAGATTCTATATATTATGACTTGAGCCTTTGAATTACCAGCGAATTCTGCAGCTGCTAAAcaataaaactcagaaaaatataaaaattatagcctggtttcttttcccatttagaaaagGAAACGAGCCCAACCAATTGCCAAATATTTTAACATGCATATAAACAAAGTTTTGTTCTCAAATAGTCGCACTTTTTGAGTGTAACTCTCATTTGGTcaacatataattaaaatttcaatattcTCCCCTAAAAGCCCTTATGGTAAAATATATGATTTATTACACAGTATTAAGCTCCGGTTTTGTACTAATTCATTTTCTAGGTGgtagctggaaaaaaatattctatcGCGTTCACGGCCAGAGAAACCACATGTTCTAAGGAAAGTAATGAAGAATTGACCAATAGTTGTGAGATCCATAAACATGGTGTGAGTAGTAATGCAATTGTCTTACTTATTCCCTGGAAACCTGTATGATGTTTTATGCTTGTTTATGTATCTCATGAATAACACTGTTCTCTCTTTTGGCCTCTGTTTTCGTGGATAGCGACTTCTAAGCTGTAATGCTGATGTTTATGTGGTACCCTGGGAGGAAAAAATTTACCCTACTGTCAACTGTCAATCACTTGGACAGgtatgattctttttcttttttaacagatttattataattgacatataacaaactacaaatatttaaagtgtactttgAGCGTTAACGTATATAAAGCCATGAAACCATCACGGACAGGCATGATTCTAATTACAGTTGGCTTGGGTTAGTTATGTTCATTCTGAAAAATCATATTTTGGGGTTGAAAATGAACCACTATTTAAGTGAATTGGGGGACTCTCTTTTCAAATGGGGAGAACTCTCACATTTCTGTgctgatctctcttttttttttttttttatggctagaAAGGAGAGCAACAATCCTCTTAATCACTTCTCAGACATTTTCAGTGCCCCATGGGTCCACAGGCTGTCTTAGTGAAATACATCCAAGGAGCTTGGGAGAAATGCAGGTCTTACACCCTACTCCACATTTCCTGAATCAAAAGCCGCATTTTAACACAGCCCCCAGGGGAGTCATACCTATAGTCACGTCTAAGAAGTATtagtttatatctttttattcttaattcttaGAAGAACCCTGGGAAGTAAGTAGTACTTTCCTTATTGTCAAGGTTGAGACACTAAAAATTACAAAGATGATAAAGTCCCAAAGTGAATAATAACTTTATCGAGTGCTTCccccatgccaggcactgtactgagGACTTGACACATACTTTCCTCCTGACAACTCTATGAAGCAggtgcttttattatttctattttacacatgaggaaagtGAAGCTAGTAGGACTAAATTCAAATCTAGATCAAATCAGAGCTCACTCTGTTCACCATGATGCTGATAACTAGTAGGGTCTGCCATGTTTGACCTCAAAGACCACGCTCTTTGCATTATCAAACACTGCCTCCAGCTAACATGTTCTCGCAGGTAGTGAAAGTGTAGGTAGAAATAATCCACAAATCCATTTCTTCAGTGCAAGTTGCCTCTGCTCCCTTTGTTCTGATTTGTGTAGGTATGTATATAGTCTAATACAAACACTATACAAAGGCTGTGTTTCAAGCTTATGAACGTATATATCCTAATGTGTTTCAATTCAACAGAGTAATCGTGGTTACATGCTGCCTATACAGTCCGTTCTTAAAGCCATTTTGGGCCTTTTTGGATAAAGGCAGTAATTGCGCTAATAGAAATAGCATCCATTAGTAAATAATGTGCCGTGTCTTTACAGAATCATAGGTTTAGAAAGTACCCTAGAGATTATATAGTTAACCATCCAATTTTTCCAGATAAGAAACTCTCTAGTTTAGAGTATTATTAAGAACAAGAATCAATATctacaaattataaaaatcaatcagaagaggaaaaaatattatcCATTTTCATCCATTTTGGAATGTTACTATAATATAGTACTTAAAATCTGGCAAAGACATGCCCCATTGTAAACTGAGATAGCATTGCCAGCTCCCtgtccctcctttcttctttgatAGTGTGGTTTTCACAGTAATGCGTTCATCTTAATATTTCCTGTTTAGACCTCACTGATGAAAAGACCTCCAGGTTTTTCACCTTTCCGATCAGTACAAGTGGAGAAAACTAAAGAAGGAACAACTGTAAGTCCACCCCACCCTTCCATGGCACCTGAACAAGATGAAGAGCGAGATTCAGGAAAAGAACAAGGACCCAATCGTGGACATGGCTGGGGCCATGGAAATCAAATAAAACATGGCCTTGGCCATGGCCATAAACATGAGCATGACCAAGGCCATGGGCACCAAAAGCATCATGGTCTTGGCCATGGGCATCAAAAACAACATGGTCTTGGCCATGGGCACCAAAAGCAACATGGTCTTGGGCATGGACATCAAAAGCAACATGGCCTTGGCTATGGACATGAAAGGGGACATGGCCTAGCCCATGGACATAAGCATGGTCATGGTcatggaaaacataaaaataaaggaaaaaacaatggaAAGCACAATGGTTGGAGAACAGACTACTTGCCAAGTTTTGATGAAGATAGTACTACATCTTCTGCACAGATTCAAGGGAAGACAGAAGGGCCAACACCTGTCCCTTCCCTAGCCCAGCCAGGTGTAGCCGTTACCTCTCCTGACTTTCAGGACTCAGATCTCATTGCAACTCCTCCGATGCCTGATATACTACCACCTCCCACAGAGAGTGATGATGATTTGATCCCTGACATCCAGATAGAGCCAAATAGCCTTCCATTTGAACTGATTTCAGATTTTCCAGAAACAACTTCCCCCAAATGTCCTGGACGCCCCTGGAAGCCAATTAATGGAGTGAATCCAACTGTGGAAATGAAAGAATATCATGATTTCAGTCTCTCTGATGCTCTTTCTTAATTCATGCAGCCAGGGGTATTTCTTTAACACCTCatcatcccctctccccactgtccAAATATCCTGATCTAATACAACAAAAACCACGCACATTCAGAACAGCCTAGAGAGAAATGGTGAGACTCCCAATGGGGACACCATCAGTCTCTACAGACGACATAAAACTCTGTGCAGAGTCCTAACTCCTCTCTGAGTCATCCTCACAAGCTTTCTTAACAAGCACAGAAAATGGACAGACGAATGTGACTTGTGGCCTACTGCAGTTTGCTTTCCTGATAACGAGTGTGTACCTTAAAACATACACCATCAGTTTTCATACAAAGATTCTTGACATTTTGAATAAACTGTGACATCTGGGCCCTGAACACATGTGAAAATAAGGGAAGTCAAGAGACTGAATGCTGAACTTCCTAATCGGAAAAAAGTAATAGTAAAAACCTCCAGAGGTCAAAGAAGgacaagagagagagacagcttGGCCAAAGGGAGGAcagggaaaataaattaattgacttTCTTTCCAAAACGGGCTAGTTATATCAAACAGTTACTCCTACTTGACAAAGCTATTCTGATAATTCTCTTTCTGGGTGAGAGTGTTTCTTATAAGTAATTTCTGTTTACTCATTAACTACGCTTTTGCAACACAGCTTTCGAATAggagttttctgtttgtttatatgtTGTGAGGGCTAGATTGAGTAATCCTAAGTGTTTAGTGGCTCTGAGTTTAATGATAAAGATGGAAAGCAGAAGAAGTAATACAAAGGCAGGCCCAAGGaaggaaaatctttttttaataattgataAGGGAATACCATGAGGTGTGATACAAATTTTGTTCAGAAATTTTATGAGAAATTCCTCACTAGCCTCACTTTATAGTTGCATAATTTTTTTGCTACAACATTGAAGTGTATGGACTTTTGCCAAAGAGAATAATATGATTATCTTTAATTGCCTGATAATGTGTgggagacatatatatattttataacccTTGCTGTGCTTTTGCCTAGGGAAACAGGGCTTTATACAGCTATGCTCACCTGGGGATGCATGTGTGACTGCT contains:
- the KNG1 gene encoding kininogen-1 isoform X1 — translated: MKLITILFLCSRLLPSLTQDSLQEIDCNDQDVFEAVDTALKKYNSGNKSGNQFVLYRVTEVTRMDNPDTFYSFKYQIKEGDCPVQSNKTWQDCDYKDSAQAATGECTTTVAKRGNMKFSVATQTCQITPAEGPVVTEQYNCLGCVHPISTTHPDLEPVLRHAIQHFNNNTDHSHLFELREVKSAQRQVVAGWNYEITYSIVQTNCSKENFLFLNPDCKPLPSGDVGECTDKAYVDIQQRIASFSQKCNVYPEEDFVPPPTRICAGCPSRIPVDSPELEEPLNHSIAKLNAENNGTFYFKIDMVQKATVQVVAGKKYSIAFTARETTCSKESNEELTNSCEIHKHGRLLSCNADVYVVPWEEKIYPTVNCQSLGQTSLMKRPPGFSPFRSVQVEKTKEGTTVSPPHPSMAPEQDEERDSGKEQGPNRGHGWGHGNQIKHGLGHGHKHEHDQGHGHQKHHGLGHGHQKQHGLGHGHQKQHGLGHGHQKQHGLGYGHERGHGLAHGHKHGHGHGKHKNKGKNNGKHNGWRTDYLPSFDEDSTTSSAQIQGKTEGPTPVPSLAQPGVAVTSPDFQDSDLIATPPMPDILPPPTESDDDLIPDIQIEPNSLPFELISDFPETTSPKCPGRPWKPINGVNPTVEMKEYHDFSLSDALS